CATCAACGCTCGTTCGCCGTCGTCGCGCGGAGAACGGATTTCGATCGCACCCGCCGCGCGCAACGCGGCAATGGCGGCATCGCCAGTATGCTCGACTTCCGCGACCACGCCGTCGACATCCATCAGCAGCGCGGCCCCGACGTCGAGCGGCCAATCGACGCGCGTGGCGGCGACGATCGCTTCGATCGCAAGTTGGTCCATCATCTCGATCGCAGCCGGCACGATCCCCGCCGAAATGATGGCCGAGACGGCAGCTCCCGCTTCGTCTGTGGTCGGGAAGGTGGCAAAGATCGTGCGGGTGGCATGCGGCGTGCGCAAAATTCTGACGACGACCTCGGTGACGATGCCGAGGAGTCCCTCACTCCCGACGAAGACGCCCATGAGATCGTAACCCAGCGCGTCGGGCTCGCCACCGTGCGCGCCGACCGAGACGATCTCGCCTTCGGCCGTGACGATGGTCGCGCCGACGGCGTGATTCACGGTGAACCCATACTTGAGGCAATGCGCGCCGCCCGAGTTCTCGGCGACGTTTCCGCCGATCGAGCAGACGCTCTGCGAGGACGGATCGGGTGCGTAGTAATAACCGGCCGCGGCGAGATGCCGCGAGATATTGAGATTGATGACGCCGGGTTGCACGCGCATGCGCCGATTGGGGAGATCAACCTCAAGGATGGCCTTCATGCGCGAGAGACCGATCACCACGCATCCTTCAACCGGTAGCGCGCCGCCCGAGAGCCCCGTCCCGGAGCCGCGCGGAACGATCGGCATGCCCAGCGTCCGCGCAAGGCGCACGCAGGCCGCGACCTGTTCGGTCGTTTCGGGCAAGACCACGACGGCGGGGCGCACGCGAAAGCCCGGCAACCCATCGGCCTCATACGTCCGCAGCTCGCTGCCCTCGGTGATCGTGTTTCGCTCACCGACAATCGCGATAAAATCCGAAACGGCCGCCATGGCACGGGGGGTTCTGTGACCGGACGCGAGCACCTCGCCACAGCCTGCCGCGGAGGAGGTAACGACTGGGCGCTGGCTTAACGGCGTGGGATGGTGTTTTTGCGCTCGCTCGTAATGGCTTGTACGCTCGCCGCAGCAGCGGTACTCCCCGCGATGGCGGCCGCGCCGCCGTTGATCCTGCAATCGCCCACGGTGAGCCGAACGCAGATCGCGTTCGTGTATGGCGGCGATATTTGGACCGTGGGTCGCGGTGGTGGCGAAGCGCGCCGGGTCGTGACCGGATACGGGCTTGCGAGCGCGCCGTTTTTCTCGCCCGACGGTTCGACGATTGCCTTTAGCGCCAACTACAACGGCAACACCGACGTGTACGCGGTCCCGTCGAGCGGTGGCGAACCGCGCCGCCTGACGTACCATCCGGACCCGGATATCGTCGTCGGCTGGACGCGCGACGGCAGCAAGATTCTGTTCCGCTCCAATCGCAACAGCAGCAACGATTCCAACCAGCTCTATACCATTTCGCGCAACGGCGGTATCGCAACCGAACTGCCGCTACCGGACGCCCAGGTCGGTTCGTACTCGCCCGACGGCACGCACCTTGCATACGTTCCGAACGCGCAGTGGGAGCCGTTTTGGCAAGGTTACCGAGGCGGCCAAACCACGCCGATCTGGATTGCCGATCTGGCCGACTCCTCGATCGTCAAAATCCCGCGCAACAACTCGAACGATCGCGACCCGATGTGGATCGGAAAGACGATCTACTTCCTCTCCGATCGCCAGGGCCCATACACGCTCTATGCCTACGATACGCAAAGCCATGCGGTGCGCCGGCTCGTTTCGAATCAGCACGGCTTCGATGTCGTCTCGGCATCAGCCAACGACGGGACGATCGTCTACTCGCAGTTCGATGCGATTCACACGTACGATCCCGCGACGCATACCGATCGTGCGATTCCGATTCGCGTCGCGGCCGATATGCCGCAAGTGCGCCCGCATTGGATTTCGGTAGGGACCCAGATTCAGAACGCGGCCATTTCGCCGACCGGCGTGCGCGCCGTGTTCGAGGCGCACGGCGATATCCTCACCGTCCCCGCCGAGCACGGCGACGTTCGTAACATCACCGCGACGCCCGCCGTCGAAGAGCGCGACCCGGCGTGGTCGCCCAACGGCAAGTGGATCGCCTATTTCTCCGATGCGTCGGGCGAATACACGCTCCACGTCAAAGACCAGCTCGGCCTCAAGCCGGATCGCGTGTTTACGCTGGCTCCCACCCCCTCATTCTATTATTCGCCGACGTGGTCGCCGGACAGCACCAAGATCGCCTACGCGGATAAACATCTCGGCCTGTACTACATCGATATTGCGGCAGCGCATCCGCACGCGGTGAAGATGGCGGAACAGCCTTACGAATCGTTCTCGCCCAACCCGTTCCAGGGCTCGTGGTCGCCCGACAGCCGCTACGTGGCGTATACGAAACAGTTGCCGAGCTTTCTGCATGCGATCTTCGTCTACGACACGCGCGACGGGCGCTCGTACCAAATCACCGACGGTATGAGCGACGCGACCAATCCGGCCTTCGATAAATCCGGCAAGTATCTCTATTTTCTTTCGAGCACCAACACCGGATTCTCAAGTTACGGGCTCGACATGGAGAGCGATCAGCGGCCGACCTCGAGCAGCGTTTACGTCGCGGTACTCCACGCGGATACCGCATCGCCCGTGGCTCCGCTGACGGCCGATGAGGCCGCCTCCGAGGAGCCCGCTCCCAAACCGAAGGCTTCGGGTGCGGCCGCGAAGCCTGCCCCCTCGCACGCAACCGCGCCCATCGATTTTGCCGGTATCCTGCAACGCATCGTTGCGTTGCCGATTCCCGACGCAAATTACGTGCAACTCGAAGCGGGAACCGCCGGCGCGATTCTGCTGGGCGAAGCGCCTCTAGCCAGCGTCGATCCCAGCGCTCCGACCATGAGCGTGTTACGCTTCGATACGGCCTCGCGCAAGGTCGTTCCGCTCGCGTCGGGCGTCTCCGATTTCAGCGTGACGTTCGATGGGAAGAAGATGCTCGTCGGTCGCGGGAAGAGTTGGTCGATCGTGCCGACCGCGGCTGCGGCGAAGCCCGGCCAAGGCGCGCTGAATACCGCGGCGATGGAAGTCTATTCGATACCGCGCGAAGAGTGGGCGCAAATGTATCGCGAGACCTGGCGCATCGAACGTGATTTCTTCTACGATCCACACTATCACGGGCTCGATATCGCGGCCGCGGAAAAGCGTTTTGCGGTATTTCTTCCTGGGCTTGCGTCGCGCGACGATTTTACCTATCTCACCCACGAGATGATCAGCTATCTCTCGGTCGGTCACCTCTGGGTGTACGGCAGCGGCGCTCCGACGATGCGGCAAGTCTCTACCGGGATGCTCGGCGCCGACTACACGGTGTCCGACAATCGCTTCCGTTTCGCGAAAATCTACAACGGTGAAAATTGGAACCCGCAGTTGCGGGCGCCGCTCACGCAGCCCGGCGTCGACGTGCGCGTCGGTGACTACCTGCTCGCCGTCAACGGCAAACCGGTCCACGCCGATAAAGAAGTGTACTCGTACTTTGAAGAGACCGCCGGCAAGCAGACCACGATCGAGGTGGGCCCGAATCCGAACGGAACCGGAGCGCACGACGTCACGGTCGTTCCAGTTGCGAGCGAATTCGCTCTGCGCAACCTCGCCTGGATCGAACATAATCGCCGGCTAGTCAGTCGCTTGAGCGGTGGAAAGCTCGCGTATGTGTACATGCCCGATACGGAGTACGGCGGGTTTACGAACTTCAACCGCTACTTTTTCGCGCAGGTCGATCGTGAGGGCGTCATCCTCGACGAGCGTTACAATCACGGCGGGCAGATCGCCGATTACGTCATCGACGTGCTAAGCCGCAAAGCCGATGCGATCCTCAAGGGCCGCGACGGACGCACCTACCTGGATCCACCGCTCGCCATCTTCGGCCCGAAAGTCATGGTGATCAACCAGTACGCGGGCTCGGGCGGTGATGCGATGCCGTGGCTCTTTAAGAAGGCGGGGCTCGGCCCGCTCGTCGGCGTGCGCACGTGGGGCGGGTTGGTCGGCATCGGCGGTTACCCGCCGCTGATGGATGGCGGGGGCGTCATGGCGCCGCGCGTAGCCATCGGCGGCCTCCACGGACATTGGGAGGTTGAAGGCCACGGCATATCGCCGAACGTCGAGGTGCAGCAAGACCCCAAACTCGTCCGCGAAGGCCACGATCCGCAACTTGAGGCGGCCGTCCGCACCGCGATGCAGATGCTGCGCGAGCACCCGCTGCCGCACTATACGCCGCCGCCGTTCCCGAACCATCACCCGCACCTTCCGCCCCGTTGAAGCTACACGTCACGAACGGCGATGCCGTCCTGCATCTCTTCAAAAAAGCGGGTATCGTCGGGACGCACGTTGCGTGGCGGGATGCCTTGTACGAAGGCCCCGTTCCGGCGGCGCTATCGCTGGCTGAATTGAGCCGCGTGCGCGCGCAATATGCGGCTTCGCGCGGATATGGAAACGCGATTAAACTCTTCCATGAATTTTCCGCGCGCGATGCGGCCATCGCGCGGGCGCCCACGTACGAGGAGGTGGTATTGTGGTTCGAACACGATCTCTTCGACCAACTCCACATTCTTCAAATCCTTGTGATTCTCGATGCGCTCGATCTGGAACCGGGGAAAATCTCTCTGGTGCAGAGCGATGCATATCTCGGGTCGCTGACCGTAGACGAACTTTCGGCACTCTATCCGCGCCGCAAGACCGTGACGAACGGCATCATCTCGGCCGCAAAACGCGGGTGGGATGCGTTCACCGCAACCGATCCCGAAGCGCTGCTCGCGCATACGCACATCGATTTTCACGGATTACCGTTTATGCGGGCGGCGCTGCGCCGTCTGTGTGAGGAGTATCCAGGCCCGGCCGACGGGCTCTCGCGCTCGCAGCGGCAAGCGCTTGCCGCGGTCGCGCAGGGGCCGGCGCTCAAGGCCGACGAGCTTTTCGTGCGCGCCCAAGGGCGAGAAGAGGCCGCGTTTTTCGGGGATGCGAACTTTTACGCGGTGCTGGATGATTTGCGGAGCCGCCCCGCGCCGTTGATCGAAGGGGCTGACGGCCTTACCGCGACCACCGCGCTCGGGCGCCGGGTCCTAGGCGGCGACGCCGACTGGCTGGCGGAGGGCGGCAGCGCCGACCGTTGGATCGGCGGGGTACACCTGACGCCCGATCTGCGCCTGCGCTTCGATGGCGACGCGGGGATCTTTCGATCGTGACCGTGCGCGAACTGATCGAAGAACTGGTCGGAGCGTGGCAGACGAACGACGCCCTGCGCGCGTCGGCGTTCTTCGCGATCGAGGGTGTCTACGCCGAATCGGGCCGGCCCGCGATCGAGGGACGCGAGGCCATACTGGAGCATTTTCAGCGATTCTTCCGGGATGGTCCGGCCTGGAGAATCGAAATCGACGAGATCGTGGCCGAGGATGATCGCGCGGCCGTCGCGTATCGCTTCTCCATAAAAGGCCGTCCCGGCGACTGGCGAGAACGCGCGGGTTGTGCGCTCGTCCGGCGCGAGGACGGCCTCATATCCCTTTGGCGCGAGTACCACGGTTAGGAGATTACAGACCTCATGCCCCACGATGAACTGAGCATCGATATCAAATCGGAGAACCACGGCGAAGCCTTGGTGTACGCGCTGCGCGGAAGCTTGGATATCGCAACGTCGCCTTCGGTGCGCGCCGCGCTTACCGAAGCGGCCGCGAACGGCAAACACGAGATCGTCGTCGATCTCACGCAGATCGAATTTCTCGATTCAACCGGCCTAGGTGCGCTCATCGGCGCGCACCGCCGCGCGCTCGAAAACCACGGCACGCTACGCTTGGTCGTGAGCGACGGACCGATCTTGCGCCTGTTGAACATCACCGGCCTGATCCGCGTCTTGCCGGTATACCATAGCCGCGCCGACGCGTTAGGCGATCACGCGCGCGTAGCCGCAGCGTTGTAGTTCGCATAGGCTTCGTCGAGCAACTCGACGACGTGTGCGACGCGTACGTCGTCGCCGCGTTCGCGGAGCCCGGCTGCAACCTGTAAGGCACATCCCGGATTAGCGGTCGCGACGATGGTCGCGGCCGTTTCTACGATATGGCCGACCTTGCGTCGCTGCAGGCGCCCGGCCATCTCCGGTTGCGTGAGATTATAAATGCCCGCGCTGCCGCAACAGACGGCACTTTCGTCCATCTCGCGCAACGTTAATCCGGGGATCTGCGCGAGCAGCCGGCGGGGTGCGGCGCTTACGCGCTGCGCGTGGACCAGATGGCACGGCTCTTGATAGGTGACGACGGCATCGATGCGCCCGATGTGCGAATCGAGTTGCATCGCATCGAGCACTTCGGTAATATCGCGTACGCGCGACGAGAAGCGTTCGGCGCGCGCTTGCCACTGCGGATCGTCCGCGAAGAGGTCGCCGTACTCTTTGAGCGCGCTTCCGCAACCCGCCGCGTTGACGACGTAAACATCCGCTCCGCTGTGTTCGAAGGCCTCGATGTTGTGCTTTGCGAGTTCGCGCCCGAACTCCATCTGCCCGGTGTGCACGGCGATCGCGCCGCAGCAGCCCTGGGAACGCGGCACCGTGACCGTGAGCCCGGCGCGGCGCAGCATCCGAACGCTCGCCTCGTGGACGTTGGGAAAAGCAACGTGCATGACGCAGCCGGTGTGCAGAAACGCGACGCCGAGTGACGGCCGCGCTTCAAAGCGCTGGTCGTTCGCGACGAAGAATCGATTTGGGATCCGAGGCGCGAGTGCGGCCGCGTCCCGAAATCCGGTGCGTTCGGCGATCCACATCACGCCGCTGCGTTGGGCCCATCGCAGGAGCCTCGCTGCGAAACGCATGGTCGCAAGATTCGAGAACAGGGTGCGCAGGGCAAAACGGCGCAGCGCGCCTTGAGGGGCGGAGCGCGTCGGAGCCACCGCAGTCTCTATTTGGGAACGCGATCGCTCGAGCAGCGAGCCGTAGCGGACCCCCGAAGGGCAGGCCGCTTCGCACGCCCGGCAATCCAAGCACTGGGACATCTGCTCGACGAAGCCGGGGCTGAGCAGCGGGAGCTCCCCTTCGGCGACCGCTTTGATCAGACTAATTCTGCCGCGAGGTCCCGAGGTTTCTGTCATAGTCTCTAGGTACGTCGGGCAGGTCGGCAGGCACAGCCCGCATCGGACGCATGCATCGTAGACTGCCGCCGATGGAATATCGGCGCCGGAGAAGCCGGGTTCGCTGGCCTCGATCATGCGACCGACCATTCGCCCTGCATGAGCGCAACTTCTTCCGCGCGAAGATGTTGCGTCGCACCCTTATCTGGAGGTTTCTTGCCGTGGCTGACACCGTGACCAGCGAATATGCGCTCTCGACCGAACCGAAGCTCAAAGCCTTCGTCGCTACCGTCCTTGAAAAGGTCGGCGTCGCGCGGGATCAAGCTGAGGTCGTCGGCGACGTTCTAGTTGCCGCCGATATGCGCGGCGTGGAGTCGCACGGCGTCGCGCGCCTGGATTCGTATTACGTCGCGCGTCTTTGCAACGGTCTGATGAAGGCGAAGCCCAACTACGAGATCGTGCGTGAAACCGAAACGACGGTGCTCTACGATGCCGACAACGGGCTCGGGCACCCGGCCGGCAAGCTCGCCATGCAGAAGGTGCTCGAAAAGGCCAAAAAGCACGGCTCGGCGTTCGGTGCGGTGCGTAACTCCAACCACTATGGCATCGCGGGATACTACGCGATGATGGCGCTCGAGCACGATATGATCGGCATGGCCTCGACGAACTCGGTCAAGTACGGCGCGCCGACGTTCGGCAGAGACGTGCTCCTGGGCACCAATCCGCTTGCGTTTGCGATCCCGGCGGGCAAAGAGCCGGCGTTCGTACTCGATTTCGCGACGACGACCGTCCCCAAGGGCAAGCTCGAGGTGTACAAGCGTAAGGGTCTTCCGCTCAAAGACGGCTGGGCGATCGACGAGCACGGCGAGATGACCGTGGATCCCGATGCCGCGTTGCGCGGCGCGCTGCTCCCACTGGGCGGATTTGGAACGGATCACTCGGGGCACAAGGGCTACGGGCTCGGACTCTTGGTCGATATTCTGTGCGGCGTGCTCTCGGGCGGGGCTTTCGGCCCGACCCTCCCGAATATCAGCGAAGCCAAAGAGGGTGCGATCTCGCACTGGTTTGGGGCGTTCCGCGTCGATGCATTCCGCGACGTGGAGCAGTTCAAGGCAGATATGGATCGCGAATTGCGGTATTTCAAAGAAAGCCAACGGGTCCCGGGGGCGGACCGCATCTACGTCGCAGGCGAAATCGAGTACGAAAAGACCCTTGCAACCCGGCGCGACGGCGTTCCGGTGCACGCTAAGGTCTGGCAGGGTCTCGAGAAACTCGCCGGGGAGCTGGGGATTCCATTCGAACTTTCCCGATAACCAACGTATGAGCACGCGCCGGGGAGAGCCGGAGATCGACCTGGTGCATGTCAACGTCGCGTCGCCGGCCGGTTCGTATACCGTCGGCAACGCGTCGTTCTTTCGCTATATCGTTCGCCTGGTGGAGTTGAGCTTGCCGCTCACGCTTTCCGACCGGGAGGCGCTCGATATGCTGGCTGCGATTCCGCACGCCTTCGATCCCGATGAAGACGTGCCGATGATCTCGGGTCGCGGCTGGCGCGTGGTGCCCGCGCAAGGCGAATTGGATTGGCCGGTGCTCGAAGCGACGCCGCAGCGCTTGCATTCCGCCTTCGAACGCGCGCGCAATTTGCTATGGACGTATGCGGCTCGCTTTCACGTTAGCGCCGGTGAGATTGCGGCAATAGAAGAAGAACTCGACGCAGTATACGGCGTCTTGATGCGCGCTGAAGCAGCCGGGTTTGCCGTCAACGTCTCCTACGTCGCGTAAACCGCTCGCACGCCTCGCGCTGCGCGGCGGCGGCGGCGAACCGATTCTGTTTGCGCAGACGATCGGCTCGCACGGTTGCGCCGCACTCGCTCCCGCGGTCGTGGCACCCGACTACACCTGGTATCGCACGGCGCTCCGCGTTGACGAACGCGTCGTCCCGGTTACGCTTACGGTCGATGCGGACGAGCTCGTAATCGATGCGGACGCACGTCTGGGAGCGTCGCAATCGCGCGCCGTCGTTGCGCAAATCACGCGCATGTTTCGCCTGGGCGACGATCTCTCGCCGTTCTATCGCGCGGTCGCGGGCGACCCCGATCTGCATTTCGCCGCACTCGGTGCGGGAAGGCTGCTGGCCAGTCCAACCGTGTTCGAAGACGTCGTGAAGACGATTTGTACGACCAACTGCGCGTGGTCGGCGACGCTGCGGATGACGGCCGCCCTAGCGGAATTGGGTGAGGGCGCCTTTCCATCGCCGGAGCGCGTCGCCGCAACCGGCGCCCGCTGGTTCACCGATGTGGCGCGGATGGGATACCGCGGGCCGTACATTGCCGCGCTGGGCCGCGACGTTGCAGCCGGACGGCTCGATCTCGAACGATTGCTCCCCGTGTACGGAATGGCGGACGACGACGTCGAGGCCGCGTTACTCGAACTCCCGGGCGTCGGCCCGTATGCAGCCGCCCACATCATGCAATTGCTCGGCCGCCATCGTCGTCTGATCCTGGACTCGTGGACACGCCCCACCTACCTCGCGCGCTCCGGAAAGAAACGTGCGACCGATACGACGATGCGCAGGGCGTTTGCGCGGTACGGAGAGTACGCCGGGTTAGCGTTCTGGCTCTATCTCACGCGCGATTGGGTTCCCCAACCATAACGACAACGAGAGGCGTCACTCATGCATCGTCGGTTTCTACCTATTGTTCTGGCCATTCTTTTCGTCGCCGTTGTTGCGAGCGGGTGCGGCGGGGGAACCGTTTCGGCCCCCAATGCTCCGCCGGTGGCGCCGTCGCTGCCCAGTTACAACGGTAATGTCGGGCTCGATATTCTGCGTTGCACGGATACCGATCCGAGCAACTATAGTCTGCATTGGTTTCGCGGCGTCGGTTTTCGCGATGCGTCGACCGCGTTCGTCACCGGCGATGCAGGGAGTCTCTACGCCGTGAGCGGCAATTTTGCGCAGCCGGCATCGCTGACGGCGAGTGCGGTTTCGACGCCTTTCGACGGCACGCACTGCTGGGGCAACGGCGTCACGTTTACGGACGCCACCCACGGCTACGTCGTCGGCTACCACGATCTCAAGCTCTACACGCGCGACGGCGGCGTAACCTGGACGAAGGTGGAGTTCCAAGACGGCTTCGATAAGTATCGCCTCATTTCGCCGAGCGCCGGTACGTTGTTGCTCACCGGCATCGCGCGCCCGATCGAGTATTCGAATGCAGCCGGCGATTATTTCGTCGATGTGGTCCCCCCGTATCCGGCTCCGAGTGCCGCTCCGGATCAGCGCAACGCGTTTCACGATATCGCGGCGGCGAGCGCAACGCATATCGTTGCGGTGGGAACGGGAGAGCGCGTTGACGAGAGCAGCGACGGCGGAAGAAGTTGGGGCCGCTCGAGCGCAACGTTTACGCCGGCGCTTTCAGGTGTGCCGTTCTTACTCGGCGTAGCGTTCGACGGCACGACCGGCTTGGGCGCAATCGTGGGAGAAGAGGGAACGATCTATCTCACGAGCGACGGCGGCGCGTCGTGGTCGGCGCCCGCAACCGTGCCTTCGGGCGCGGCGAACCAAACGCTGGTTGAGGCCGCGCGACTCTCGCCGGCCAACATCGTGATTGCCGGCCAATTGAGCCCGAGGCTCGCCAAGGACGCGACGACGAACGGCATCGTCTGGCTTAGCAACGACGGCGGCGCAACCTGGCAGACGGTAACGACGGCAGTAGACCCGGTCACGCAAATCGTGGCGCCGATGGCGGGCCTGCTCAACCTGGCATTCTACGATTCGCAACACGGCCTCGCCGTCGGCTTGCGCGGACGCATCTATGCCACCGCCGACGGCGGCGCCCACTGGTCCATCGTCCACAGCGGCTTCGAGCAGTAGCGATCGAGCGTGGTCCGGCCTCTGGTGCGGCGCTATAGCTGGATCTGCGCCGTTCTGACGGCGATTGCTTCGAAGATGCTGGGGTGGAGCGTGACGAGCGTGAGGTTGTGGACCAGAGCGGTTGCGGCCACGAAGCCCTGGGTCGCGGTGAGGGCGGGCGTACCGAAGAGCGTCGCGCGGCCAAGGATCTCGCCGGATCGTTCCGCGACCGCGGCATCGATCGACAGTATGCGATCTTCGAAGCGGGAGCGCAGGCGCTCCAACGCCGCAGCATAGCGTTCGAAGCGCGCGCGGTCGGGTGCCGCCCGTTCGATCGCGGCGCGAAACTCGCTCAGGGTCACGACGCTTAGAAATAGTTGGCTCTCGTCGCGCTCTTGTAGCCAATCCCGTAGCGATCCAGGCCCCTTGGGCTGCATGGCTCGAGATACGACCCCGGAATCGAGAAGAAAGCCGGTCATAGCTCGAGGTCGCCCAGCTCGCTGCCGGCCAGGAATGCTGCGAGCGGCTGCGCTTTGCGCCCG
This window of the Candidatus Dormiibacterota bacterium genome carries:
- a CDS encoding FAD-linked oxidase C-terminal domain-containing protein → MAAVSDFIAIVGERNTITEGSELRTYEADGLPGFRVRPAVVVLPETTEQVAACVRLARTLGMPIVPRGSGTGLSGGALPVEGCVVIGLSRMKAILEVDLPNRRMRVQPGVINLNISRHLAAAGYYYAPDPSSQSVCSIGGNVAENSGGAHCLKYGFTVNHAVGATIVTAEGEIVSVGAHGGEPDALGYDLMGVFVGSEGLLGIVTEVVVRILRTPHATRTIFATFPTTDEAGAAVSAIISAGIVPAAIEMMDQLAIEAIVAATRVDWPLDVGAALLMDVDGVVAEVEHTGDAAIAALRAAGAIEIRSPRDDGERALMWKGRKGAFAAMGRISPNYYVQDGVIPRKEIVPVLRDIARLASEAGLRVANVFHAGDGNLHPLILYDGRIPGQEALAEHVGGEILKTCIRYGGSITGEHGVGFDKAAYMGDLFTEDDLATMQFVRCAFDRDVIFNPNKVFPTPRLCGDRPGVYHPHATELAEVAGRG
- a CDS encoding PDZ domain-containing protein; the protein is MACTLAAAAVLPAMAAAPPLILQSPTVSRTQIAFVYGGDIWTVGRGGGEARRVVTGYGLASAPFFSPDGSTIAFSANYNGNTDVYAVPSSGGEPRRLTYHPDPDIVVGWTRDGSKILFRSNRNSSNDSNQLYTISRNGGIATELPLPDAQVGSYSPDGTHLAYVPNAQWEPFWQGYRGGQTTPIWIADLADSSIVKIPRNNSNDRDPMWIGKTIYFLSDRQGPYTLYAYDTQSHAVRRLVSNQHGFDVVSASANDGTIVYSQFDAIHTYDPATHTDRAIPIRVAADMPQVRPHWISVGTQIQNAAISPTGVRAVFEAHGDILTVPAEHGDVRNITATPAVEERDPAWSPNGKWIAYFSDASGEYTLHVKDQLGLKPDRVFTLAPTPSFYYSPTWSPDSTKIAYADKHLGLYYIDIAAAHPHAVKMAEQPYESFSPNPFQGSWSPDSRYVAYTKQLPSFLHAIFVYDTRDGRSYQITDGMSDATNPAFDKSGKYLYFLSSTNTGFSSYGLDMESDQRPTSSSVYVAVLHADTASPVAPLTADEAASEEPAPKPKASGAAAKPAPSHATAPIDFAGILQRIVALPIPDANYVQLEAGTAGAILLGEAPLASVDPSAPTMSVLRFDTASRKVVPLASGVSDFSVTFDGKKMLVGRGKSWSIVPTAAAAKPGQGALNTAAMEVYSIPREEWAQMYRETWRIERDFFYDPHYHGLDIAAAEKRFAVFLPGLASRDDFTYLTHEMISYLSVGHLWVYGSGAPTMRQVSTGMLGADYTVSDNRFRFAKIYNGENWNPQLRAPLTQPGVDVRVGDYLLAVNGKPVHADKEVYSYFEETAGKQTTIEVGPNPNGTGAHDVTVVPVASEFALRNLAWIEHNRRLVSRLSGGKLAYVYMPDTEYGGFTNFNRYFFAQVDREGVILDERYNHGGQIADYVIDVLSRKADAILKGRDGRTYLDPPLAIFGPKVMVINQYAGSGGDAMPWLFKKAGLGPLVGVRTWGGLVGIGGYPPLMDGGGVMAPRVAIGGLHGHWEVEGHGISPNVEVQQDPKLVREGHDPQLEAAVRTAMQMLREHPLPHYTPPPFPNHHPHLPPR
- a CDS encoding nuclear transport factor 2 family protein, producing the protein MTVRELIEELVGAWQTNDALRASAFFAIEGVYAESGRPAIEGREAILEHFQRFFRDGPAWRIEIDEIVAEDDRAAVAYRFSIKGRPGDWRERAGCALVRREDGLISLWREYHG
- a CDS encoding STAS domain-containing protein; the encoded protein is MPHDELSIDIKSENHGEALVYALRGSLDIATSPSVRAALTEAAANGKHEIVVDLTQIEFLDSTGLGALIGAHRRALENHGTLRLVVSDGPILRLLNITGLIRVLPVYHSRADALGDHARVAAAL
- a CDS encoding heterodisulfide reductase-related iron-sulfur binding cluster produces the protein MIEASEPGFSGADIPSAAVYDACVRCGLCLPTCPTYLETMTETSGPRGRISLIKAVAEGELPLLSPGFVEQMSQCLDCRACEAACPSGVRYGSLLERSRSQIETAVAPTRSAPQGALRRFALRTLFSNLATMRFAARLLRWAQRSGVMWIAERTGFRDAAALAPRIPNRFFVANDQRFEARPSLGVAFLHTGCVMHVAFPNVHEASVRMLRRAGLTVTVPRSQGCCGAIAVHTGQMEFGRELAKHNIEAFEHSGADVYVVNAAGCGSALKEYGDLFADDPQWQARAERFSSRVRDITEVLDAMQLDSHIGRIDAVVTYQEPCHLVHAQRVSAAPRRLLAQIPGLTLREMDESAVCCGSAGIYNLTQPEMAGRLQRRKVGHIVETAATIVATANPGCALQVAAGLRERGDDVRVAHVVELLDEAYANYNAAATRA
- a CDS encoding Ldh family oxidoreductase, coding for MADTVTSEYALSTEPKLKAFVATVLEKVGVARDQAEVVGDVLVAADMRGVESHGVARLDSYYVARLCNGLMKAKPNYEIVRETETTVLYDADNGLGHPAGKLAMQKVLEKAKKHGSAFGAVRNSNHYGIAGYYAMMALEHDMIGMASTNSVKYGAPTFGRDVLLGTNPLAFAIPAGKEPAFVLDFATTTVPKGKLEVYKRKGLPLKDGWAIDEHGEMTVDPDAALRGALLPLGGFGTDHSGHKGYGLGLLVDILCGVLSGGAFGPTLPNISEAKEGAISHWFGAFRVDAFRDVEQFKADMDRELRYFKESQRVPGADRIYVAGEIEYEKTLATRRDGVPVHAKVWQGLEKLAGELGIPFELSR
- a CDS encoding Fe-S cluster assembly protein HesB, which codes for MPSTSPTSRKPLARLALRGGGGEPILFAQTIGSHGCAALAPAVVAPDYTWYRTALRVDERVVPVTLTVDADELVIDADARLGASQSRAVVAQITRMFRLGDDLSPFYRAVAGDPDLHFAALGAGRLLASPTVFEDVVKTICTTNCAWSATLRMTAALAELGEGAFPSPERVAATGARWFTDVARMGYRGPYIAALGRDVAAGRLDLERLLPVYGMADDDVEAALLELPGVGPYAAAHIMQLLGRHRRLILDSWTRPTYLARSGKKRATDTTMRRAFARYGEYAGLAFWLYLTRDWVPQP
- a CDS encoding YCF48-related protein, yielding MHRRFLPIVLAILFVAVVASGCGGGTVSAPNAPPVAPSLPSYNGNVGLDILRCTDTDPSNYSLHWFRGVGFRDASTAFVTGDAGSLYAVSGNFAQPASLTASAVSTPFDGTHCWGNGVTFTDATHGYVVGYHDLKLYTRDGGVTWTKVEFQDGFDKYRLISPSAGTLLLTGIARPIEYSNAAGDYFVDVVPPYPAPSAAPDQRNAFHDIAAASATHIVAVGTGERVDESSDGGRSWGRSSATFTPALSGVPFLLGVAFDGTTGLGAIVGEEGTIYLTSDGGASWSAPATVPSGAANQTLVEAARLSPANIVIAGQLSPRLAKDATTNGIVWLSNDGGATWQTVTTAVDPVTQIVAPMAGLLNLAFYDSQHGLAVGLRGRIYATADGGAHWSIVHSGFEQ
- a CDS encoding PIN domain-containing protein, which codes for MTGFLLDSGVVSRAMQPKGPGSLRDWLQERDESQLFLSVVTLSEFRAAIERAAPDRARFERYAAALERLRSRFEDRILSIDAAVAERSGEILGRATLFGTPALTATQGFVAATALVHNLTLVTLHPSIFEAIAVRTAQIQL